One segment of Mycolicibacterium baixiangningiae DNA contains the following:
- a CDS encoding acyl-CoA dehydrogenase family protein, with protein MNFELDDQQRDFAASIDAALTAAGVPAAVRAWSDGDTAPGRKVWATLADLGVTALMVAEEHDGIDATPVDLVVAAERLGRWCVPGPVAESVAVAPVLLRGDERSAALAAGELVVTVALPPAVPRAVDADTSGLVLLAQDGTVSEATAAAQHESVDPARRLFDVSASGEARDADVALAFEFGALATAAQLVGAAQAMLDQSVDYAKQRHQFGRAIGSYQAIKHKLADVHIAIELARPLVYGAALSLGDRSPDTARDVSAAKVAASEAALLAARSALQTHGAIGFTHEHDLSLWLLRVQALRSAWGDPTSHRARVLEAF; from the coding sequence GTGAACTTCGAACTCGACGATCAGCAGCGGGATTTCGCTGCCAGTATCGATGCCGCACTGACCGCCGCCGGTGTTCCGGCCGCGGTGCGGGCGTGGTCCGACGGTGACACGGCACCGGGCCGCAAGGTGTGGGCCACACTGGCCGACCTCGGGGTGACCGCGCTGATGGTGGCCGAAGAACACGACGGTATCGACGCCACCCCGGTCGACCTGGTGGTCGCCGCCGAACGGCTGGGCCGCTGGTGCGTGCCGGGCCCGGTGGCGGAATCCGTTGCGGTGGCGCCGGTTCTGCTGCGCGGCGACGAGCGCAGCGCGGCGCTGGCCGCCGGTGAGCTCGTCGTCACCGTCGCGCTGCCCCCCGCCGTGCCGCGTGCGGTCGACGCCGACACCTCGGGGCTGGTGCTGCTCGCGCAGGACGGGACGGTCAGCGAGGCCACCGCCGCCGCACAGCACGAGTCCGTCGACCCCGCCCGCAGACTCTTCGACGTGAGCGCGTCCGGTGAGGCGCGTGACGCCGACGTCGCCCTCGCGTTCGAGTTCGGTGCGCTCGCGACGGCCGCGCAACTGGTCGGTGCGGCGCAGGCGATGCTCGACCAGTCGGTGGACTACGCCAAACAACGGCATCAGTTCGGCCGCGCAATCGGCAGTTACCAGGCGATCAAACACAAGCTGGCCGATGTGCACATCGCGATCGAGTTGGCCCGTCCGCTGGTGTACGGCGCCGCACTGTCGCTGGGCGACCGCTCCCCCGACACCGCGCGGGACGTGAGTGCGGCCAAAGTGGCCGCGTCCGAGGCCGCGCTGCTGGCTGCCCGCTCAGCGTTGCAGACACACGGCGCGATCGGGTTCACCCACGAACACGATCTGTCACTGTGGCTGCTGCGCGTGCAGGCCCTTCGCTCGGCGTGGGGCGATCCGACGTCGCACCGTGCGCGGGTGCTGGAGGCCTTCTGA
- a CDS encoding LysR family transcriptional regulator, whose translation MTAMSGRRPSADDLLVLLAVGRSGRYTTAAEELGLNHTTISRRIAALEQSIGGRLVARVAGGWELTDLGREALTAAEAVESAVGSLTVDPAGRRALEGVVRISATDGFSAHIVAPAAARVQRDHPGVAVEIVATTRRASQQRSGQDIEVVVGEPQVHRAEAIRLGDYCLGLYGARDYLAEHGTPDNVADLARYPLVYFIDSMLQVDDLDSATGFAPAMRESVTSTNVFVHVEATRAAAGLGLLPCFMADRHDDLVRVLPQSASVRLTYWLVTRAETLRRPEVAAVVDAIRERVHDQRDVLLGAP comes from the coding sequence ATGACCGCAATGTCGGGGCGACGGCCCAGCGCCGACGACCTCCTCGTCCTGCTCGCGGTGGGTCGTTCGGGCCGCTACACCACCGCGGCGGAGGAACTGGGTCTCAACCACACGACGATCTCCCGGCGGATCGCGGCGCTGGAGCAGTCGATCGGGGGGCGGCTCGTGGCCCGCGTCGCCGGCGGCTGGGAGCTGACCGATCTCGGCCGTGAGGCGCTCACCGCCGCCGAGGCCGTCGAATCGGCCGTGGGGTCGCTGACCGTCGACCCGGCCGGGCGGCGCGCGCTCGAGGGGGTCGTCCGTATTTCCGCGACCGACGGATTCAGCGCCCACATCGTGGCGCCGGCCGCCGCGCGAGTGCAGCGGGACCACCCCGGCGTGGCGGTCGAGATCGTCGCCACGACCCGTCGCGCGTCACAGCAGCGCTCGGGCCAGGACATCGAAGTGGTGGTGGGCGAGCCGCAGGTGCACCGCGCCGAGGCGATCCGCCTCGGTGACTACTGCCTGGGCCTGTACGGGGCACGCGACTACCTCGCCGAACACGGCACGCCCGACAACGTCGCAGACCTCGCCCGGTATCCGCTGGTCTACTTCATCGACTCGATGCTGCAGGTCGACGACCTCGACTCGGCGACCGGGTTCGCCCCGGCCATGCGGGAGTCGGTCACGTCGACCAACGTCTTCGTGCATGTCGAGGCGACCCGCGCGGCGGCGGGTCTGGGCCTGCTGCCGTGCTTCATGGCCGACCGGCACGACGATCTGGTGCGGGTGCTGCCGCAGTCGGCGTCGGTGCGGTTGACCTACTGGCTGGTTACCCGGGCCGAGACGCTGCGCAGGCCGGAGGTCGCCGCGGTCGTGGATGCCATCCGGGAACGCGTCCACGACCAGCGCGACGTACTGCTCGGCGCGCCGTAG
- the ipdE2 gene encoding acyl-CoA dehydrogenase IpdE2, producing MSEERELLRETVAALVDKHASPAAVREAMTSERGYDESLWTLLCEQVGAAALVVPEELGGAGGELADAAVVMQELGRNLVPTPLLGTTLAQLALLSAGEPDTEALEGLAEGAQIGAVVFDPGYVVNGDIADVVIGAADGQLTRWTSFEAHPLQAMDLTRRLARLEPGETAEIGADPGLADTAALLLAAEQIGAATRCLELTVAYTKDRVQFGRPIGSFQALKHRMADLYVKVQSAKAVVDEALSEPSPTSAALARFSATEAFSAVAAEAVQMHGGIAITWESDIQLYFKRAHGSAQLFGPPRDQLRRLESQVF from the coding sequence ATGAGCGAAGAACGCGAGCTGCTGCGCGAGACGGTGGCGGCGCTGGTGGACAAGCACGCGTCGCCGGCCGCCGTGCGTGAGGCGATGACGTCGGAGCGCGGGTACGACGAGTCGCTGTGGACGCTGCTGTGCGAGCAGGTCGGCGCGGCCGCGCTGGTCGTGCCCGAGGAGTTGGGTGGCGCCGGCGGCGAACTCGCGGACGCGGCCGTGGTGATGCAGGAGCTCGGCAGGAACCTCGTGCCGACGCCGCTGCTCGGCACGACACTGGCCCAACTCGCGCTGCTGTCGGCCGGCGAGCCGGATACCGAAGCGCTCGAAGGGCTGGCCGAGGGCGCGCAGATCGGGGCGGTCGTCTTCGACCCCGGCTACGTCGTCAACGGTGACATCGCCGACGTCGTGATCGGGGCGGCGGACGGGCAGCTCACCCGCTGGACGTCGTTCGAGGCCCATCCGCTGCAGGCGATGGACCTGACCCGGCGGCTGGCCCGCCTCGAACCCGGCGAGACCGCCGAAATCGGCGCCGACCCCGGGCTGGCGGACACCGCGGCGCTGCTTCTGGCGGCCGAGCAGATCGGCGCGGCCACCCGATGCCTCGAGCTGACCGTCGCCTACACCAAGGACCGGGTGCAGTTCGGCCGCCCGATCGGCAGCTTCCAGGCGCTCAAGCACCGCATGGCGGACCTGTACGTGAAGGTGCAGTCCGCCAAGGCCGTCGTCGACGAGGCGCTGTCCGAACCCTCTCCGACGTCGGCTGCGCTGGCGCGCTTCTCGGCCACCGAGGCGTTCTCGGCGGTGGCCGCCGAGGCGGTGCAGATGCACGGCGGCATCGCGATCACCTGGGAAAGCGACATCCAGCTGTACTTCAAGCGGGCGCACGGCAGCGCTCAACTGTTCGGCCCGCCCCGCGACCAGCTGCGCCGGCTCGAATCACAGGTGTTCTAA
- a CDS encoding pyridoxal phosphate-dependent aminotransferase encodes MDVWLAAAERQRTHGDLVNLSAGQPSAGAPAAVREAAVDALHRNQLGYTVALGIPELRAAIAGRYADRYGLTVETDDVILTTGSSGGFLLTFLACFDVGDRVAIASPGYPCYRNILTALGCEVVELPCGAETRFQPTAAMLAALDPPVQGVIVASPANPTGTVIPPEELAAIATWCEATGVRLISDEVYHGLVYDGAPPTSCAWQTSRNAVVVNSFSKYFAMTGWRLGWLLVPAELRRAVDRLTGNFTICPPALAQHAALAAFTPESTAEADGLLAHYADNRRLLLDGLRAMGIDRLAPTDGAFYVYADVSHLTDDSLSFCATLLADTGVAIAPGIDFDTVHGGSFVRLSFAGPTADITEALRRIGAWLR; translated from the coding sequence ATGGACGTCTGGTTGGCCGCCGCGGAACGCCAGCGGACCCACGGCGATCTGGTGAACCTGTCGGCGGGCCAGCCCAGCGCGGGTGCCCCCGCCGCCGTACGCGAGGCCGCCGTCGACGCGCTGCACCGCAACCAGCTCGGCTACACCGTCGCGCTCGGTATCCCGGAACTGCGCGCCGCGATCGCCGGAAGGTACGCCGATCGGTACGGGCTCACGGTCGAAACCGACGACGTCATTCTCACGACGGGGTCGTCCGGCGGCTTCCTGTTGACGTTCCTCGCCTGCTTCGACGTCGGCGACCGGGTGGCGATCGCCAGCCCCGGCTATCCCTGTTACCGCAACATCCTCACCGCGCTCGGCTGCGAGGTCGTCGAGCTCCCGTGCGGCGCCGAGACCCGCTTCCAGCCGACCGCCGCGATGCTCGCCGCGCTCGATCCGCCGGTGCAGGGCGTGATCGTCGCGAGCCCCGCGAATCCGACCGGCACCGTGATCCCGCCGGAAGAGTTGGCGGCGATCGCCACGTGGTGTGAGGCGACCGGCGTCCGGCTGATCAGCGACGAGGTGTACCACGGCTTGGTCTACGACGGCGCTCCCCCGACCAGCTGCGCCTGGCAGACGTCACGAAACGCCGTGGTGGTCAACAGCTTCTCCAAGTACTTCGCGATGACGGGCTGGCGGCTGGGCTGGCTGCTCGTGCCTGCCGAACTGCGCCGCGCCGTTGATCGGCTCACCGGCAACTTCACCATCTGCCCTCCCGCACTGGCCCAGCACGCCGCGCTCGCCGCCTTCACACCCGAGTCGACCGCGGAAGCCGACGGTCTGTTGGCGCACTACGCCGACAACCGCCGGCTACTGCTCGACGGGTTGCGCGCCATGGGCATCGACCGGCTGGCCCCGACCGACGGCGCGTTCTACGTCTACGCCGACGTCTCGCATCTCACCGACGACTCGCTGTCGTTCTGCGCGACGCTGTTGGCGGACACGGGTGTGGCGATCGCACCGGGCATCGACTTCGACACCGTGCACGGCGGCTCGTTCGTCCGGCTGTCGTTCGCCGGACCGACCGCCGACATCACCGAGGCGCTGCGCCGGATCGGGGCCTGGCTGCGCTGA
- a CDS encoding MFS transporter, with translation MSTPIPSQPDTSPRGSVPTGLKRVVVASMAGTVVEWYEFFLYGTAATLVFNKIFFSETTSELNAIFLAFATYAVGFVARPLGGVVFGHFGDKYGRKKLLQFSLLLVGAATFAMGCLPTYGQIGYWAPALLVALRFIQGFAVGGEWGGAVLLVAEHSPNRERGFWSSWPQAGVPVGNLLATVVLLVLTTTLPETSFLSWGWRVAFWLSAVVVLIGYYIRTKVTDAPIFVAVQQEVEQAKSTSYGVVEVLKRYPRGVFTAMGLRFGENIMYYLVVTFSITYLKVQVGADTSDILWYLLVAHLIHFAVVPLVGRLSDRFGRRPVYVVGAVLGATWGFFAFPMMNSGNYVVVTAAVSIGLMIHALMYAPQPAIMAEMFPTRMRYSGVSLGYQVTSIVAGSVAPLIAVKLLDIYDSSVPIAIYLAIACAITLVAVFFTRETNGIDLHDLDVADREDLARVAASRTGA, from the coding sequence ATGAGCACGCCGATTCCGTCCCAACCCGACACCAGCCCCCGCGGGTCGGTCCCGACCGGGCTCAAACGCGTGGTGGTCGCCTCGATGGCGGGCACCGTCGTCGAGTGGTACGAGTTCTTCCTCTATGGCACCGCCGCCACCCTGGTGTTCAACAAGATCTTCTTCTCGGAGACCACCAGCGAGCTGAACGCGATCTTCCTCGCGTTCGCGACGTACGCGGTCGGCTTCGTCGCGCGCCCGCTCGGGGGCGTGGTCTTCGGCCATTTCGGCGACAAGTACGGCCGTAAGAAGCTCCTCCAGTTCAGCCTCCTGCTGGTCGGCGCCGCCACCTTCGCGATGGGCTGTCTGCCGACATACGGACAGATCGGGTACTGGGCGCCGGCGCTGCTCGTCGCGCTGCGGTTCATCCAGGGCTTCGCGGTCGGCGGGGAGTGGGGCGGCGCGGTGCTGCTGGTCGCCGAGCACAGCCCGAACAGGGAACGTGGCTTCTGGTCCAGCTGGCCGCAGGCCGGTGTGCCCGTGGGCAACCTGCTCGCCACCGTGGTGCTGCTCGTCCTGACCACCACCCTCCCCGAGACGTCGTTCCTGTCGTGGGGCTGGCGTGTGGCGTTCTGGCTGTCGGCCGTGGTCGTGCTGATCGGGTACTACATCCGGACCAAGGTCACCGACGCCCCCATCTTCGTGGCCGTGCAGCAAGAGGTGGAGCAGGCCAAATCCACTTCGTACGGTGTGGTCGAGGTGCTCAAGCGCTACCCGCGCGGAGTGTTCACCGCGATGGGTCTGCGGTTCGGCGAGAACATCATGTACTACCTGGTGGTCACCTTCTCGATCACCTATCTGAAGGTGCAGGTCGGCGCCGACACCAGCGACATCCTCTGGTACTTGCTGGTGGCGCACCTGATCCACTTCGCGGTCGTGCCGCTCGTCGGCCGGTTGTCGGACCGTTTCGGCCGCCGCCCGGTGTATGTGGTGGGCGCGGTCCTCGGCGCGACGTGGGGCTTCTTCGCTTTCCCGATGATGAACAGCGGGAACTATGTCGTCGTGACGGCCGCGGTGAGCATCGGTCTGATGATCCACGCGCTGATGTACGCGCCGCAGCCGGCGATCATGGCCGAGATGTTCCCGACCCGGATGAGGTATTCCGGTGTCTCCCTTGGCTATCAGGTCACCTCGATCGTGGCCGGATCGGTGGCGCCGCTCATCGCGGTCAAACTGCTGGACATCTACGACTCGTCGGTGCCGATCGCGATCTATCTGGCAATCGCTTGTGCCATCACGTTGGTCGCGGTCTTCTTCACCCGTGAGACCAACGGCATCGACCTGCACGACCTCGACGTGGCCGACCGGGAGGACCTCGCCCGGGTGGCGGCCTCGAGAACCGGCGCATGA
- a CDS encoding acyl-CoA dehydrogenase family protein yields the protein MDLTFDDASEDFRAEVREFLSSHRDDFPTKSYDNAEGFEQHRRWDKVLFDAGLSVISWPQRYGGRDATLLQWIVFEEEYFRAGAPGRASANGTSMLAPTLFAHGTDEQMDRVLPKMASGEEIWAQAWSEPESGSDLASLRSTASRTDGGWLLNGQKIWSSRAVFGDRAFGLFRSDPESQRHKGLTYVMFDLKADGVTVRPIGQLGGDTGFGEIFLDDVFVPDADVIGAVDDGWRAAMSTSSNERGMSLRSPARFLAPAERLVAQWQKDRNPAFAERVADAWIKAQAYRLHTFGTVTRVAGGGELGAESSVTKVFWSDLDVALHQTALDLRGADGELADNWTDGLLFALGGPIYAGTNEIQRNIIAERLLGLPREPKGQAK from the coding sequence ATGGACCTGACGTTCGACGACGCAAGCGAGGACTTCCGCGCCGAGGTGCGTGAATTCCTGTCCTCCCACCGCGACGACTTCCCGACGAAGTCCTACGACAACGCCGAAGGCTTCGAACAGCACCGGCGCTGGGACAAGGTGCTTTTCGACGCGGGCCTGTCGGTGATCTCCTGGCCGCAGCGCTACGGCGGCCGCGACGCGACGCTGCTGCAGTGGATCGTGTTCGAGGAGGAGTACTTCCGCGCCGGCGCACCCGGACGCGCGAGCGCCAACGGGACATCCATGCTGGCGCCGACGCTGTTCGCGCACGGCACCGATGAGCAGATGGACCGGGTGCTGCCGAAGATGGCCAGCGGCGAGGAGATCTGGGCACAGGCCTGGTCGGAGCCGGAGTCGGGCAGCGATCTGGCGTCGCTGCGGTCAACGGCGTCCCGCACCGACGGCGGATGGCTGCTCAACGGGCAGAAGATCTGGAGTTCGCGGGCGGTGTTCGGCGACCGGGCGTTCGGGCTGTTCCGTTCCGATCCGGAGTCGCAGCGGCACAAGGGTTTGACCTATGTCATGTTCGACCTGAAAGCCGACGGGGTGACCGTCCGCCCGATCGGCCAGCTCGGCGGCGACACGGGATTCGGTGAGATCTTCCTCGACGACGTGTTCGTCCCGGACGCCGACGTCATCGGTGCGGTCGACGACGGCTGGCGCGCGGCGATGAGCACGTCGAGCAACGAGCGCGGCATGTCGTTGCGCAGCCCGGCCCGGTTCCTCGCACCCGCCGAACGGCTGGTCGCCCAATGGCAGAAGGACCGCAACCCGGCGTTCGCCGAGCGGGTGGCCGACGCGTGGATCAAGGCACAGGCCTACCGGCTGCACACCTTCGGCACCGTCACGCGCGTGGCGGGTGGCGGTGAGCTCGGTGCGGAATCGTCGGTGACCAAGGTGTTCTGGAGCGACCTCGACGTCGCGCTGCACCAGACGGCACTCGACCTGCGCGGCGCGGACGGCGAGCTGGCCGACAACTGGACCGACGGCCTGCTGTTCGCGCTCGGTGGTCCGATCTACGCCGGTACCAACGAGATTCAGCGCAACATCATCGCCGAGCGGCTGTTGGGTCTTCCCCGCGAGCCGAAAGGGCAAGCGAAGTGA
- a CDS encoding acetoacetate--CoA ligase, with amino-acid sequence MERAVSEAQWVPTDEDIAGARVTDFARFVQQRTGADVSDYHALWQWSVDDLTGFWRALWEYFDLGDPPAEVLAGDAMPGARWFPGTQLNYADQVLRHARTDRPAILYVAEGGEVTEWSWDEMLAQAAGFARTLQSMGVGPGDRVAGYLPNVPEAVIAFLATASIGAIWSACGQDYTAKAALDRLGQLEPAVLIAADGYRFGGKTHDKTADVAALRAGLPTVRGAVLVPRIGAAAPEGDWLDWETVTADGGTLEPVAVDFDHPLWVLYSSGTTGLPKGIVHGHGGVVVEHLKAVALQSDIGAADTFFWFTSPSWMMWNFQVAGLLVGATIVCYDGSPTYPAADTLWRIAAQVGATVLGTSPGYVLACDKAGAVPRKEHDLAALRTVGITGSSLPPASALWLRDNVGEHVQVASISGGTDVVSAFIGGVRTVPVWPGELSAPYLGAAVEAWDTSGQPVRGEVGELVVTKPLPSMPVKFWNDPDGTRYRDAYFEMFPGAWRHGDWITITDHGSVVVHGRSDSTLNRHGIRMGSADIYQAVERIPEVAEALVIGAEQLDGGYWMPLFVTLTDDAELTDELKDRIRQTIRTEVSPRHVPDDIVLAPGIPHTRTGKKLEVPIKKLLQGGDPARVVEPTAVDDPALLDWYVTQRRT; translated from the coding sequence ATGGAGCGCGCGGTGAGCGAAGCGCAGTGGGTGCCCACCGACGAGGACATCGCGGGTGCCCGGGTCACCGACTTCGCCCGGTTCGTGCAGCAGCGCACCGGCGCCGACGTCTCCGACTACCACGCCCTGTGGCAGTGGTCGGTCGACGACCTCACGGGGTTCTGGAGGGCGCTGTGGGAGTATTTCGACCTCGGCGATCCGCCAGCCGAGGTGCTCGCCGGTGATGCGATGCCGGGGGCGCGCTGGTTTCCGGGGACGCAACTGAACTACGCCGACCAGGTTCTCCGGCACGCCCGCACCGACCGGCCGGCCATCCTCTACGTCGCCGAGGGCGGCGAGGTCACCGAGTGGTCGTGGGACGAAATGCTCGCCCAGGCGGCAGGATTCGCCCGCACACTGCAGTCGATGGGCGTCGGTCCGGGTGACCGCGTCGCGGGGTATCTGCCCAACGTGCCCGAAGCCGTCATCGCGTTCCTCGCCACCGCCAGCATCGGGGCCATCTGGAGCGCCTGCGGTCAGGACTACACCGCGAAGGCCGCGCTGGACCGGCTCGGGCAGTTGGAACCGGCGGTCCTGATTGCGGCCGACGGCTACCGGTTCGGCGGTAAGACCCATGACAAGACGGCCGACGTCGCCGCGCTGCGGGCCGGATTGCCGACGGTCCGGGGGGCGGTCCTGGTGCCACGTATCGGTGCCGCGGCGCCGGAGGGGGATTGGCTGGACTGGGAGACGGTGACCGCCGACGGCGGCACGCTGGAACCGGTCGCCGTCGACTTCGACCACCCGCTGTGGGTGCTGTACTCCTCCGGCACGACCGGCCTGCCCAAGGGTATCGTTCACGGTCACGGCGGTGTGGTGGTCGAACACCTCAAAGCCGTTGCACTGCAATCGGATATCGGCGCGGCGGACACATTCTTCTGGTTCACCAGCCCGAGCTGGATGATGTGGAACTTCCAGGTGGCCGGCCTGCTGGTCGGGGCGACGATCGTCTGTTACGACGGCAGCCCGACGTATCCGGCGGCCGACACGCTGTGGCGCATCGCCGCCCAGGTGGGCGCGACGGTGCTGGGCACCAGCCCCGGGTACGTGCTGGCGTGCGACAAGGCGGGTGCCGTACCGCGCAAAGAACACGACCTGGCCGCGCTGCGCACCGTCGGGATCACGGGTTCGTCGCTGCCGCCGGCATCGGCGCTGTGGTTGCGGGACAACGTCGGTGAGCACGTGCAGGTGGCGTCGATCAGCGGCGGCACCGATGTGGTGTCGGCGTTCATCGGCGGTGTGCGCACCGTCCCGGTGTGGCCCGGTGAGCTCTCGGCGCCCTACCTCGGCGCCGCCGTCGAGGCGTGGGACACCTCGGGGCAGCCCGTGCGTGGTGAGGTCGGCGAACTCGTCGTCACCAAACCGCTGCCGTCGATGCCGGTGAAGTTCTGGAATGATCCCGACGGAACCCGTTACCGCGATGCGTATTTCGAGATGTTCCCGGGAGCGTGGCGGCACGGCGACTGGATCACCATCACCGACCACGGCAGCGTCGTCGTGCACGGACGGTCGGATTCAACGCTCAACCGCCACGGCATCCGGATGGGCAGCGCAGACATCTATCAGGCCGTGGAGCGGATACCGGAGGTCGCCGAGGCGCTGGTGATCGGCGCGGAGCAGCTCGACGGCGGCTACTGGATGCCGCTGTTCGTCACGCTGACCGACGACGCCGAACTCACCGACGAGCTCAAAGACCGTATCCGCCAGACGATTCGCACCGAGGTGTCGCCCCGACACGTACCCGACGACATCGTGCTCGCACCCGGCATCCCGCACACCCGCACCGGCAAGAAGCTCGAGGTGCCGATCAAGAAGCTTCTCCAGGGCGGTGACCCGGCGCGCGTGGTGGAGCCGACCGCCGTCGACGATCCGGCGCTGCTGGACTGGTATGTCACGCAGCGGCGAACGTGA
- the fadD3 gene encoding 3-((3aS,4S,7aS)-7a-methyl-1,5-dioxo-octahydro-1H-inden-4-yl)propanoate--CoA ligase FadD3 gives MTTAPRTIPAVLDRIAEQFGDREAVVTDDRRLTYAQLRDEVRQAAAAMIELGISAGDRIAIWSPNTWHWVVACLATHYAGGVVVPLNTRYTASEASDILARTSAPLLISAGEFLGADRTADLDRTALPSLRHIVRVPIDTNDGTWDEFVSRGTDLGAVDERAGAVRPDDVSDILFTSGTTGRSKGVLCAHRQSLDASAAWAECGQLSSSDRYLCINPFFHNFGYKAGILACLQTGATLIPQLTFDSEKAMAAVQEQRITVLPGPPTIYQTLLDHPKRAEYNLSSLRFAVTGAAVVPVVLIERMQSELDIDIVLTAYGLTEASGFGTMCRADDDAVTVATTCGRPIADFELRIDSPDEHDAGEVLLRGPNVMLGYLDDPEATAATIDAEGWLHTGDVGTVDDNGNLQITDRLKDMYICGGFNVYPAEIEQVLARLDGVAESAVIGVPDERLGEVGKAFVVTKAGAHLDEQTVIAYTREHLANFKTPRSVEFLDALPRNPGGKVVKPLLRKRA, from the coding sequence ATGACGACCGCCCCGAGGACGATCCCCGCCGTTCTCGACCGGATTGCCGAGCAGTTCGGCGACCGCGAGGCGGTGGTCACGGACGACCGTCGCCTCACCTATGCGCAGCTTCGCGACGAGGTGCGGCAGGCCGCGGCGGCGATGATCGAACTCGGCATAAGCGCCGGCGACCGCATCGCGATCTGGTCCCCCAACACCTGGCACTGGGTGGTCGCATGCCTGGCCACCCACTACGCCGGCGGCGTCGTCGTCCCGCTCAACACCCGCTATACCGCCAGCGAGGCGAGCGACATCCTGGCCCGCACGTCCGCCCCGCTGCTGATCTCGGCGGGTGAGTTCCTGGGCGCCGACCGGACCGCCGACCTCGACCGCACCGCGCTGCCGTCGCTGCGCCACATCGTGCGGGTGCCGATCGACACAAACGACGGGACGTGGGACGAATTCGTCTCGCGAGGAACCGATCTGGGCGCGGTCGACGAGCGGGCAGGGGCCGTACGCCCTGACGACGTGTCCGACATCCTGTTCACCTCGGGTACCACCGGCCGCAGCAAGGGGGTGCTGTGCGCCCACCGCCAATCGCTCGACGCCTCCGCGGCCTGGGCCGAATGCGGACAGCTCTCCAGCTCCGACCGCTACCTCTGCATCAACCCGTTCTTCCACAACTTCGGCTACAAGGCCGGCATCCTGGCCTGCCTGCAGACCGGCGCCACGCTGATTCCCCAGCTGACCTTCGACTCCGAGAAGGCGATGGCCGCGGTCCAGGAGCAGCGCATCACCGTGCTGCCGGGACCGCCGACGATCTACCAGACGCTGCTCGACCACCCGAAACGCGCTGAGTACAACCTGAGTTCGCTGCGCTTCGCGGTCACCGGCGCCGCCGTCGTCCCCGTCGTCCTCATCGAACGGATGCAATCCGAACTCGACATCGACATCGTGCTGACCGCCTACGGGCTGACCGAGGCGAGCGGATTCGGGACGATGTGCCGGGCCGACGACGACGCGGTCACCGTCGCCACGACATGCGGGCGGCCGATCGCCGACTTCGAACTGCGCATCGACTCACCCGACGAACACGACGCGGGCGAGGTGCTGCTGCGCGGCCCGAACGTGATGCTCGGCTATCTCGACGACCCCGAGGCCACCGCCGCGACGATCGACGCCGAGGGCTGGCTGCACACCGGCGACGTGGGCACCGTCGACGACAACGGCAACCTACAGATCACCGACCGGCTCAAGGACATGTACATCTGCGGCGGATTCAACGTCTACCCCGCCGAGATCGAGCAGGTGCTGGCCCGCCTCGACGGGGTCGCCGAATCGGCCGTGATCGGTGTGCCCGACGAGCGGCTCGGTGAGGTGGGCAAGGCATTCGTCGTCACCAAAGCGGGCGCCCACCTCGATGAGCAGACCGTGATCGCCTACACGCGCGAGCATCTCGCGAACTTCAAGACACCGCGTTCGGTGGAGTTCCTCGACGCGCTGCCCCGCAACCCGGGCGGCAAGGTCGTCAAACCGCTCCTGAGGAAGAGAGCCTGA
- a CDS encoding SDR family oxidoreductase translates to MRDLAGRTALVTGGASGIGEACARELAARGATVTVADRDETAATALADEIGGNPWVVDLLDVSALESLALDTDILVNNAGVQRIDPIVDFAPENFRMLMTLMVEAPFLLIRAALPYMYAQKFGRVINISSVHGLRASEYKVGYVTAKHALEGLSKVTALEGGPHQVTSNCVNPGYVRTPLVTKQIADQAKVHGIGEDDVVTDILLKESAIKRLVEPTEVGSLVGWLASPQSGMVTGAAYTMDGGWSAR, encoded by the coding sequence ATGAGGGATCTCGCCGGACGGACCGCGCTGGTGACGGGCGGTGCGAGCGGCATCGGTGAGGCGTGTGCGCGTGAGCTCGCCGCGCGGGGCGCGACCGTGACCGTCGCCGACCGCGACGAGACCGCCGCGACCGCGCTGGCCGACGAGATCGGCGGCAACCCGTGGGTGGTGGACCTGCTCGACGTGTCGGCGCTGGAGAGCCTGGCGCTGGACACCGACATCCTGGTCAACAACGCCGGCGTGCAGCGCATCGACCCGATCGTCGACTTCGCGCCGGAGAACTTCCGGATGCTGATGACGTTGATGGTCGAGGCGCCGTTCCTGCTCATCCGTGCGGCTCTGCCGTACATGTACGCCCAGAAGTTCGGCCGGGTCATCAACATCTCGTCGGTGCACGGTCTGCGCGCCTCGGAGTACAAGGTCGGCTACGTCACCGCCAAGCACGCGCTGGAGGGGCTGTCGAAGGTGACCGCGCTCGAAGGCGGGCCGCATCAGGTCACCAGCAACTGCGTGAACCCCGGCTATGTGCGGACCCCGCTGGTCACCAAACAGATAGCCGATCAAGCCAAGGTGCACGGCATCGGTGAGGATGACGTGGTGACCGACATCCTGCTCAAGGAGAGCGCCATCAAGCGCCTCGTCGAACCGACCGAGGTGGGGTCGCTGGTGGGCTGGCTGGCCTCCCCGCAGTCCGGCATGGTGACCGGGGCGGCCTACACGATGGACGGCGGATGGAGCGCGCGGTGA